From the genome of Uranotaenia lowii strain MFRU-FL chromosome 1, ASM2978415v1, whole genome shotgun sequence, one region includes:
- the LOC129738015 gene encoding uncharacterized protein LOC129738015, which yields MAIINQLNNWGIGGRMLNYIADFLQDRRIQVLVNGTRSHSRPIHGGVPQGSVIAPTLFLVAVNSIFDKVPNNIQTLVYADDILLISSSAYSKTTRKRLQTALDKIANWAPTVGFQFSPSKSHLIHIGPNRRRLGKLPKLILNNQTISMNRHTRLLGIWLDDRLNFKYHLDQTRKNAIGKISILQILANKTSYAHRDSLFRFLHGWFLPSILHGIGLLSRADMEVVINKLEPLYNRCVRIISSAFCTSPIPSLMAESGQMPFRYIIAKQLSSKALRWLANGGSRESLMVTRTNQLLSEITGNEIPPICPRPEPKIRYWNDKTPKVNLTLLRRTKTNDPPNLIQSQFQQLVEHKFKHLPQVYTDGSKTNSGRVGSGIYHRTNQLTLPLPTQCSVFSSEAFAILKAVETHEPNTVIYSDSASVLTALTHGSIKHPWLPSISKIAIEKHITLCWVPGHAGIPGNEAADKLAAAATLLDPPPIAIPQQDASLYIKNALQEAWDIKWDSNHQAKLREIKNSTNKWTDRSNPTERRALTRLRIGHTRLTHEHLIAKTDPPICPCCNTVTTIKHILTTCPQYQHIRQICHLPPSMREMLSNCPQEETNILDFLRKTDLYHKI from the coding sequence ATGGCAATCATCAATCAGCTGAATAACTGGGGTATCGGTGGCCGAATGCTAAACTACATAGCTGATTTTCTCCAAGATAGAAGAATCCAAGTGCTTGTAAACGGAACACGATCCCACTCAAGACCCATCCATGGTGGTGTACCCCAAGGCTCAGTAATAGCGCCAACCCTATTTCTTGTAGCAGTCAATTCCATCTTCGACAAGGTCCCGAACAACATCCAAACGCTGGTCTACGCTGATGACATCCTCCTGATATCATCCTCAGCCTACTCTAAAACTACCAGAAAGAGACTCCAGACAGCACTAGATAAGATAGCAAACTGGGCCCCTACGGTCGGCTTCCAGTTTTCCCCAAGCAAATCCCATCTCATTCACATCGGCCCAAACCGAAGAAGACTTGGCAAGCTCCCCAAACTTATTCTCAACAATCAAACAATCTCAATGAACCGCCATACCCGCCTGCTGGGAATATGGTTGGATGACCGTCTCAACTTCAAGTATCACTTGGaccaaacaagaaaaaatgcCATAGGCAAAATATCTATTCTGCAAATTTTAGCTAACAAAACCAGCTACGCTCACAGAGACTCCCTCTTCCGTTTCCTCCACGGCTGGTTCCTACCATCGATTCTACATGGCATAGGCCTACTAAGTCGAGCCGATATGGAGGTAGTCATCAACAAATTGGAACCTCTGTATAACCGCTGTGTCCGAATAATAAGCTCAGCCTTCTGCACCAGCCCTATCCCCTCCCTGATGGCCGAAAGTGGCCAAATGCCGTTCAGATACATAATCGCTAAGCAGCTATCCTCCAAAGCACTTAGATGGCTAGCCAATGGTGGTTCCAGAGAGTCACTTATGGTTACCAGAACGAACCAGCTTCTCTCCGAAATAACAGGAAACGAAATACCACCAATCTGCCCGCGACCAGAACCCAAAATCCGATACTGGAACGACAAGACTCCAAAGGTGAACCTGACTTTGCTCCGACGGACCAAAACCAACGATCCCCCAAACCTCATCCAATCTCAATTTCAACAACTCgttgaacataaatttaaacaCCTCCCTCAAGTCTACACAGATGGATCAAAAACAAACTCCGGTCGGGTAGGCAGCGGTATATACCACCGAACCAACCAACTCACTCTCCCCCTCCCAACACAATGCTCAGTGTTCAGCTCCGAAGCTTTCGCGATCTTGAAAGCCGTCGAGACACATGAACCGAACACAGTCATATATAGCGACTCAGCCAGCGTGCTCACAGCACTGACACATGGCAGTATCAAACACCCCTGGCTTCCCTCAATATCGAAGATAGCTATAGAGAAACACATTACACTCTGCTGGGTACCGGGACACGCTGGTATCCCCGGCAATGAAGCAGCGGACAAACTCGCCGCAGCAGCTACCTTATTGGATCCCCCACCGATAGCCATCCCTCAACAAGACGCCTCACTCTACATCAAAAACGCCCTCCAAGAGGCATGGGACATAAAATGGGACTCGAACCACCAAGCAAAACTTCGGGAAATAAAAAACTCCACAAACAAATGGACCGACAGATCCAATCCGACCGAAAGAAGGGCCCTCACTCGTCTCCGCATCGGTCACACTCGCCTCACCCATGAACATCTTATTGCTAAAACCGACCCCCCCATTTGTCCATGCTGCAACACGGTGACAACGATCAAACATATTCTGACAACGTGCCCACAATATCAACACATACGACAGATTTGCCACCTTCCGCCTAGTATGCGGGAGATGCTTTCGAACTGTCCACAGGAAGAGACCAACATATTGGACTTCCTCCGCAAAACAGATCTATATCACAAAATATGA
- the LOC129738014 gene encoding uncharacterized protein K02A2.6-like: MQRRSLPTKPWVDIAIDFLGPLPTGENLLVVIDYYSRYKEIEIMTNITAEETIKRLHGIFTRLGFPITITLDNARQFVSNKFETYCKNNGIHLNYSTPYWPQENGLVERQNRSLLKRLQISHAMDRDWKKDLQDYLQMYYISPHSITGKTPTELCFGRTIRSKIPCLADIESAAVDEEVRERDKPRKEAGKIREDKRRGAKISELKVGDTVLAKNLVRGN; this comes from the coding sequence ATGCAACGTAGATCGCTTCCTACGAAACCATGGGTAGACATTgctatagattttttgggcCCTCTGCCGACCGGAGAAAACCTGTTGGTTGTAATCGACTACTATAGTCGATACAAGGAAATcgaaatcatgacaaatattACGGCAGAAGAAACAATAAAGCGTCTACACGGTATTTTCACACGGTTAGGATTTCCAATCACGATAACGTTGGATAACGCCAGACAATTCGTGAGTAATAAATTCGAAACGTATTGTAAGAACAACGGAATCCATTTGAACTACTCCACTCCATACTGGCCCCAAGAGAACGGCTTAGTCGAGCGACAGAATCGGTCGCTTTTGAAACGACTCCAGATAAGTCATGCGATGGACCGCGACTGGAAGAAAGATTTACAGGATTATTTACAAATGTACTACATTAGTCCGCATTCCATCACTGGAAAAACTCCAACCGAACTGTGTTTTGGACGGACCATTAGGTCAAAGATACCATGTCTGGCAGACATAGAGTCGGCGGCAGTAGATGAGGAAGTTCGTGAAAGGGACAAACCGCGTAAAGAAGCAGGAAAAATACGGGAGGATAAGCGGCGTGGTGCGAAAATCTCTGAGTTGAAAGTGGGTGACACGGTGTTAGCGAAAAACTTAGTTCGTGGGAATTAA